A part of Rhodamnia argentea isolate NSW1041297 chromosome 8, ASM2092103v1, whole genome shotgun sequence genomic DNA contains:
- the LOC125316313 gene encoding cytosolic sulfotransferase 15-like has product MEHHPEEIDEVIASLPKERGFLAPNLCLYQNFWFPVTVLPNVITFQRHFRAKDNDIVLASQPKAGTTWLKALVFSIVNRRYCDISNTPLLTSNPHELVPFLEFTLYANNTKPNLEDFPEPRIFSTHLPYSCLPESVKRSNCRIVYICRNPLDTVVSSWHFFKSPVRSENQPERSMEEHFETFCDGKTGFGPFWDQTVGYWKESLEEPHKVLFLKCEDLTENVVAQVKKVAEFVGLPFSTGEEEAGVIQGIAETCSLRKLKDLEVNKSGKFMPNFENRSYFRKGEVGDWANSFSPPMVARLHSIMEEKMSPFGLEFKTR; this is encoded by the coding sequence ATGGAACACCACCCGGAGGAAATCGATGAAGTAATTGCTTCACTTCCTAAAGAGAGGGGGTTCCTGGCTCCTAATCTATGCCTTTACCAAAACTTTTGGTTCCCAGTGACCGTCCTTCCAAATGTCATCACATTCCAGAGGCACTTCAGAGCCAAAGACAATGACATTGTCCTAGCCTCTCAGCCCAAAGCTGGAACCACTTGGCTAAAAGCCCTGGTGTTCTCGATCGTAAACCGCCGCTACTGCGATATCTCGAACACGCCCTTGCTCACCTCCAATCCCCATGAACTCGTCCCTTTCTTGGAGTTCACCTTGTATGCGAATAACACCAAACCCAATCTTGAGGACTTCCCGGAACCAAGGATCTTCTCTACACACCTTCCTTACTCATGCTTGCCTGAATCCGTGAAGCGATCGAATTGCCGGATTGTCTACATTTGTCGTAACCCATTAGATACTGTGGTTTCCTCGTGGCACTTCTTCAAGTCTCCGGTGCGGTCGGAGAATCAACCGGAGAGGTCAATGGAAGAGCATTTCGAGACCTTTTGCGATGGCAAAACAGGGTTCGGACCCTTTTGGGATCAGACGGTGGGGTACTGGAAAGAGAGCTTAGAGGAGCCGCACAAGGTGTTGTTTTTGAAGTGCGAGGACTTGACGGAAAATGTCGTAGCACAGGTGAAGAAGGTGGCCGAGTTCGTGGGGCTTCCATTCTCTACGGGGGAAGAGGAGGCAGGTGTGATTCAAGGAATAGCTGAAACGTGTAGCTTGAGGAAGTTGAAGGACCTGGAGGTGAACAAGTCCGGCAAATTCATGCCCAACTTCGAGAACAGAAGCTACTTTAGGAAAGGAGAGGTGGGTGACTGGGCTAACAGTTTCAGTCCTCCCATGGTGGCACGTCTACACAGCATCATGGAAGAGAAGATGAGCCCGTTCGGGTTGGAGTTCAAAACGCGTTAG
- the LOC125316144 gene encoding cytosolic sulfotransferase 15-like: MASQQLSSQQSDVASSKEDDQEKAMDEPIASLPISKGLVRPVHRLYQNFWCPTPPLPNVIAFRRHFEAKDKDILLVSQPKSGTTWLKALVFSIVNRSRFDTSNTPLLTSNHHEVVPFIEHKLWPDLDGLAEPRLLAMHIPYPALPESVQRSDCRIIYICRNPLDTVVSSWHFLLETARSENQPEWSLEEHFETFCQGEILFGPFWDHIMGYWKESLERPRKVLFLKYEDLKEDIIGQLKKVAEFVGLPFTEGEEEGGVIEEIAKMCSLKTLKGLEVNKSGKLLHTIMEKRSFFRKGEVGDWVNHLTPSMVDRLNSIMQEKISPLGLRFKTR; encoded by the coding sequence ATGGCAAGCCAGCAACTTTCTTCGCAGCAGTCCGACGTCGCAAGTAGTAAAGAAGATGACCAGGAGAAGGCCATGGATGAACCAATTGCTTCACTTCCCATAAGCAAAGGATTGGTTCGTCCTGTCCATCGCCTTTATCAAAACTTCTGGTGCCCGACCCCCCCGCTTCCGAACGTGATCGCGTTCCGGCGGCACTTCGAAGCCAAGGACAAGGACATTCTCCTGGTCTCTCAACCCAAATCTGGGACCACCTGGCTAAAGGCCCTAGTGTTCTCCATTGTTAACCGCTCCCGCTTCGACACCTCCAACACGCCCTTGCTCACTTCGAACCACCATGAAGTCGTTCCTTTCATTGAGCATAAGCTGTGGCCCGACCTTGACGGCCTGGCGGAGCCGAGGCTCTTGGCGATGCACATCCCTTACCCAGCCTTGCCGGAGAGCGTCCAGCGGTCAGACTGCCGGATCATATACATCTGCCGGAACCCATTGGACACCGTGGTTTCCTCTTGGCACTTCTTACTCGAGACGGCACGGTCGGAGAACCAACCAGAGTGGTCCTTGGAGGAGCATTTCGAGACCTTTTGCCAGGGGGAAATCTTGTTCGGGCCCTTTTGGGATCACATCATGGGGTACTGGAAGGAGAGCTTGGAGAGGCCACGGAAGGTGTTGTTCCTCAAGTATGAGGACTTGAAGGAGGATATAATAGGACAGCTGAAGAAGGTGGCCGAGTTTGTGGGGCTTCCCTTCACTGAGGGGGAAGAGGAGGGCGGCGTGATTGAAGAGATAGCCAAAATGTGTAGCTTGAAGACCCTCAAGGGCCTGGAGGTTAACAAATCCGGCAAATTACTGCATACAATCATGGAGAAGAGAAGCTTTTTCAGGAAAGGGGAGGTGGGTGATTGGGTTAACCATCTCACTCCTTCCATGGTGGATCGCCTCAACAGCATCATGCAAGAGAAAATTAGCCCACTGGGGTTACGCTTCAAAACACGCTGA